In the genome of Synergistaceae bacterium, the window TTCTACGTTCGCGTTCTCTTCCATCTCGTCAACCTGGCTCTGTCGTACTGGTGGGTCTCGCTCTACGCAAAGCGCATCAAAAAGACCCCGCAGGCCAGTCTGCTCTATGACGAAGGGGCGGACCTGTCGGAAATCTATGGCTCCGACCAGAACTTCAGCGACCACGAGCCCTTCACCTGGAGGCACAAAAGCTGCCTTTTCATCACCATCCTGGGATTTGGCGCCATCATTATCGGCTCCATCCTCTGGAACTGGGGTATTCCCTACTACTCAGCCACGTTCCTCGCGATGGCCATATTCGTGGGACTGTTTGGGGGGCTCGGAGTCAACGGGACCTGCCGGGAGTTCATCAAGGGGAGCGGAACGATGGTGGCCGGCGCCTTTGTCATCGGGATCTCCCGCGCCATTTCCGTCGTGATGGCCGACGGTAAAATCATCGACTCCATCGTGTACTACATCTCTCAGCCCATTTCCTACTTTGGACCGATTATCGGCGCCAATCTCATGTTCTACGCCAACGTCCTCATCAACTTCTTCATCCCCTCCGGGTCGGGGCAGGCCGTGGCGGTCATGCCGCTGATGGTTCCCATCGCGGACCTTGCGCATATTACCCGCCAGGTCGCCGTTCAGGCCTTCCAGTTCGGCGACGGATTCACCAACTGCATCCTGCCCACCGCCGGCGTCGTCATGAGCTCCCTGGCCCTTGCCAACATCCCCTATACCCGCTACCTCAAATGGTTCTTCCCCGTTGTGGTCATGCAGATCGTCCTCGCAAGCGCAGCCATCACCATACTGCAATACATCGGCTGGTAATCGCTTTTCGAAAAATTCAGACCAGAAATTCAGAACGAAAAGGGCGGTCGTCAGCGGCCGCCCTTTTCGCTTAATTTCAAAATCCAATGTTCCGGTCTATGCTCAGCTGGCAGCGCTTTTCGCGGGCTCGCCATCCTTCAGGGGGTTGAACTCCCCGTCCAGAACGATGCGGAACTCCTCCAGAGACATGCTGCCCAGGTCCCCTTTGCTGCGTTCGCGCACCGCCACCAGCCGGGACTCCGCTTCCCTGTCGCCGATGACGATCATGTAGGGGACCTTCTGGAGCTGCGCGTCCCGGATGCGTTTGCCCAGCTTTTCGTCCCGGGTGTCCGCTTCCACCCGAAGACCCCAGGATTTGAATATCGCGGTCAGCTCCCGCACATAAGCCTCGTGCTCCTCCGAAATGGGAATCAGCTTCACCTGCACAGGGGCGATCCAGAAGGGGAACGCCCCCGCATAGTGTTCGATCAGGATGCCCAAAAACCGCTCGATGCTGCCGAGAACCGTGCGATGGAGCATGACGGGGCGATGTTCCTTTCCGTCGGCTCCAACGTAGGTCAGGTCGAATCGCTCCGGCATCTGGAAGTCGAGCTGAATCGTGCCGCACTGCCAGGTTCTGCCGATGCAGTCCTCCAGGTGGAAATCAATTTTCGGGCCGTAAAACGCGCCGTCGCCCTCGTTAATCCGGTACTGGGAGCCGGTGGAGTCCAGGGCCTCCTTCAGGGCCGCCTCCGCCGCCGCCCACTGCTCGGCCGTCCCCATGGAGTTTTCCGGCCGCGTTGAAAGCTCAATGTGGTAGCGGAAACCAAAAACCTCACGATAAATGTAGTCGCACAGGTCCATGATTCCGACGACCTCTTTTTTGACCTGCTCGGGGGTGCAGTACAGGTGCGCATCGTCCTGAGTGAAGCAGCGAACGCGCATAAGTCCGTGCAGGGCGCCGCTGCGCTCGTGTCGATGGACGATGCCCAGCTCCGCCATGCGAAGCGGCAGGTCCCGGTAACTGCGAATCTGAGTTTTATAGACCAGCATTCCCCCCGGACAGTTCATCGGCTTCACGGCAAAGGGTTTTTCGTCGATTTCCGTGAAGTACATATTCTCCTTGTAATGATCCCAGTGCCCGGACTGAAGCCACAGCGAACGGTCCAGAATCAGCGGCGTCCGGATTTCTTCGTACCCGCGCTTCGCGTGTTCCTTTCTCCAAAAGTCCAGCAGCGTGTTGATGACCGCCATACCCTTCGGGTGGAAGAAGGGAAAGCCCTGCCCTTCGTCGTGGAGGCTGAAGAGGTCCAGCTCTTTGCCCAGCTTGCGATGGTCGCGCAGTTTTGCCTCTTCGAGACGCCGCAGGTGCTCCTTCAGCTCGTCTGGAGTCGCGAAGGCCGTGCCGTAAATGCGGGTCAGCATGACGTTCTTCTCGTCTCCGCGCCAGTAAGCGCCGGCGATGGAAAGCAGTTTGAAATTCCGGAGCCGGGAAGTATCCGGAACGTGGGGCCCCCGGCACAGGTCCACATAATCGCCCTGTTTGTAAAGCGACACGCCCGGGACGTCCAGTTCGGAGATCAGCTCCACCTTGTACGGGTCTCCCCGATCCCTGAAAAACTTCAGAGCGTCTTCCTTCGTCATCTCGATTCGCTCGATCTTCAGCGCGGCCCCCGCCAGTTTTCGCATTTCCTCCTCGACGGCGGAAAGGTCCTGTTCCGTCAGAGTCACCGGCACGTCCACGTCGTAATAAAATCCGTCCTTAATGCAGGGACCGATGCCAAACTTCGCTCCCGGCCAGAGCTTTTCTATCGCCTGAGCCATCAGGTGAGCGCAGGAATGGCGCATGATGTCAAGCCCCTCCTCCGAATCCGCGTAGACGCCCTCCATCGTGCCTCCCCGCGACACCGTCCGCTCCAAATCCAGAAGCTCTCCGTCCAGCTTCCCCGCCAGAGCCTTCTTTCCATTCGGACTTTTCAGAAGGCCCAGTCCGGACAGAATCTCGGATACCTTCGCCGATTCCTCAGGCAGTTCACACACTTTCCCCTGCCCGGCGCCTCCCTGGAATTTCAACATCTCCATCATCTCCCAATTTTCGATCTAAAAAATCAAGACAGAAAAACGCCCGCGTCCTCTCACCATGGAGACGACGTGGGCGCAGACTTGTCGCGGTTCCACTCCATTTCCGGACCGAAAAAACGATCCGGCGCTCAAAACCGCTGTACGGGGCGGCTCCCCTGCGTCTTATTCCTCCGTCGCTTTCCTCGCGGCAAAACCGGACCTCGACGCTCACTCAGAGGGGGTCTTCGCTTCTTTTCCGGCGGCGGGATTCTCAGCCGCGATCCCGATTCTCTGTTCGCCTTCGATGGAAGTTACTCTTCCTCTTCATCGTGTCTATTTCATTTGTCAACTCTGAAGAAAAAGAATAACATCGAAACATCTTTAACACAAGAGGGCTCTTAGAATAGTTTTCCGTGATATGATTTAACAAATATTTTATACAGCAAATTAATACAAATTTTTACACAAAATGACGAACACCTGTATGGAGCGCGCAAACAAAAATGGACGACCGGAAATATCTTATGAGAACAATGTCTCCTGAAGAAGTGATTTTCACTCTGCCTGGACGGGGAGATGCATCATGCGTCTGAGGACTCTGACCGACGAGCGGATCGCGATTCAGTGTCACAATAACCCCGATGCGGACGCTCTGGCCGCCGGTTTCGGACTCTTTTGCTTTTTCGACTCGGAAGGCCACTACCCCCCGAAGCTGTTCTACGGCGGCCCGGCCGTGACAAAACCCAACCTGACGGCCATGATCGAAGAACTGAACATCCCCGTGGAGCACGAGCCGGACCTGAAGGAGTGGGACGGTCTGCTGATCACCGTGGACTGCCAGTACGGAGCGGGAAACGTGGCGCCTGTTTCGGCCCCTCGCATCGCCGTCATCGACCATCATATCCAGGAAAGCGAACTGCCCGCTCTGGCGGACCTGCGTCCCTGGCTGGGAAGCTGTTCCACTCTGGTGTGGAAACTTCTGGAAGAAGCGGGCTTCTCCGTGGACGTCCAGTTGGGAACGGCGCTGCATTACGGTCTGTTCACCGACACCAACGGATTTTCCGAGGTTCGTCACCCTCTGGATCGGGATATGTGGGATTCTCTTCCGGTCAATGAGCGTATTCTGAAAAAACTCAAGAGGTCGAATCTGGCGCTTTCCGATCTGTCCATCGCGTCGGCGGCGCTGAAGGATTTTCACTTCGACCCAAGGAGGCGTTTCATGGTCATTGCCACGCCGCCCTGCGACCCCAATCTTCTCGGCTTTATCAGCGACCTGTCCATGCAGGTGGACGCCGTGGATTTGGCGATCGTCTACATGCCGGGGATGGAAAAAATGGACGACATCAAATTTTCCGTGCGGACGGCCGTCCGTGAAACCAAGGCCTCGGAGCTGGCGAGCTGGCTGGCCCGGGACATCGGGTCGGGAGGCGGACACCGGGACAAAGCCGGCGGATACCTGGCCGGGAGAAAATACGCGGACCAGTTCGGTGACCGCCCTCTTTCTCTCTATTTTCTGGCGGAGGTTCGGGAGTACCTCGACACCTGCACCATCATCGACTGCGCGGCCGTAACTTCTCCCTTCTCCGGGGATTTGAACGTCAAAGAGATGAAACGTTACCGGAAACTGCCGGTACGCCTGGGGTTCGTGCCCTGTCATACGCTGTTCGAGGGACACGCCGACCTCCAGATTCGTATGCTCGAAGGAGACATCGACATCTCCGCGGATGAGGAAACGATTTTGATGATTGGCCTTAAAGGAGAAGTTTATCCCGCAAAGTACGAAAATTTCATCGAAACCTACACTCTGACCGGAGAGCGTTTTGCCATCGACTTTTCCTATCCGCCCAAAGTGTTCAACAAGAACACGGGAACGAGGGTATCTCTGCCGGACTACGCGCAGGCCTGCGAATCCTCCGGCGAGGGCGGAGGCTGCGTGCTGGCCATGCGCCTCGAAAAACGCGTCAAACTTTTCACCCGATGGGACACCGAAAATTACTTCCGCGGAGATCCCGGAGACTGGATCGTGGCCCGTTCTTCGGACGACCTTTATATCGTTACGGCGGACCTGTTCGATAAACTCTACATTCGGGACTGCACGGACGAGGACATCTCCGGTCAGCCCCAGGCCGTGCGGGTTCTCAAAAAAAGTTTCCCCGTCCCCGTGACCTTTGCCACCAAGGGCGGCTCCCTCTACACCCGGGAGGGCCGGATTTCCTACGAACTGGGAGACGCGCTGCTCACCGGCCCCGAGGGAGAATCCTGGCCCGTGCCCAAAAAACGGTTCACCGAAACCTATGTTCCCCTCCCCGGCACGGAGACCGGCTCCGACGGCGTGTACCTCAAGGGGAAATTTCCCGCCTGGGCCCTGCAAATTCACGAACCATTCATCGTGAGGCTCCCCGGCAGAGGCACTCTGCG includes:
- a CDS encoding TIGR00366 family protein; translated protein: MADKIISVSERVKKFPHVFAFLFCTVLFVIILTWVVPAGQFERTARVVAGMKQSTVVPGTYHEVPSAPQAPWTIFTALDRGFSQSGGMIFMVFFCGAAVYILEKTGTVRVSFQRLLKKVSGREQLAIFAVMFFMSIGGAVGAFANTSLALLPLGILLSRAMGFDNVVGFGMVYLGSYAGFNVGWGNVFTVGIAQDIAELEKFSGFYVRVLFHLVNLALSYWWVSLYAKRIKKTPQASLLYDEGADLSEIYGSDQNFSDHEPFTWRHKSCLFITILGFGAIIIGSILWNWGIPYYSATFLAMAIFVGLFGGLGVNGTCREFIKGSGTMVAGAFVIGISRAISVVMADGKIIDSIVYYISQPISYFGPIIGANLMFYANVLINFFIPSGSGQAVAVMPLMVPIADLAHITRQVAVQAFQFGDGFTNCILPTAGVVMSSLALANIPYTRYLKWFFPVVVMQIVLASAAITILQYIGW
- the thrS gene encoding threonine--tRNA ligase gives rise to the protein MLKFQGGAGQGKVCELPEESAKVSEILSGLGLLKSPNGKKALAGKLDGELLDLERTVSRGGTMEGVYADSEEGLDIMRHSCAHLMAQAIEKLWPGAKFGIGPCIKDGFYYDVDVPVTLTEQDLSAVEEEMRKLAGAALKIERIEMTKEDALKFFRDRGDPYKVELISELDVPGVSLYKQGDYVDLCRGPHVPDTSRLRNFKLLSIAGAYWRGDEKNVMLTRIYGTAFATPDELKEHLRRLEEAKLRDHRKLGKELDLFSLHDEGQGFPFFHPKGMAVINTLLDFWRKEHAKRGYEEIRTPLILDRSLWLQSGHWDHYKENMYFTEIDEKPFAVKPMNCPGGMLVYKTQIRSYRDLPLRMAELGIVHRHERSGALHGLMRVRCFTQDDAHLYCTPEQVKKEVVGIMDLCDYIYREVFGFRYHIELSTRPENSMGTAEQWAAAEAALKEALDSTGSQYRINEGDGAFYGPKIDFHLEDCIGRTWQCGTIQLDFQMPERFDLTYVGADGKEHRPVMLHRTVLGSIERFLGILIEHYAGAFPFWIAPVQVKLIPISEEHEAYVRELTAIFKSWGLRVEADTRDEKLGKRIRDAQLQKVPYMIVIGDREAESRLVAVRERSKGDLGSMSLEEFRIVLDGEFNPLKDGEPAKSAAS
- a CDS encoding DHH family phosphoesterase; amino-acid sequence: MRLRTLTDERIAIQCHNNPDADALAAGFGLFCFFDSEGHYPPKLFYGGPAVTKPNLTAMIEELNIPVEHEPDLKEWDGLLITVDCQYGAGNVAPVSAPRIAVIDHHIQESELPALADLRPWLGSCSTLVWKLLEEAGFSVDVQLGTALHYGLFTDTNGFSEVRHPLDRDMWDSLPVNERILKKLKRSNLALSDLSIASAALKDFHFDPRRRFMVIATPPCDPNLLGFISDLSMQVDAVDLAIVYMPGMEKMDDIKFSVRTAVRETKASELASWLARDIGSGGGHRDKAGGYLAGRKYADQFGDRPLSLYFLAEVREYLDTCTIIDCAAVTSPFSGDLNVKEMKRYRKLPVRLGFVPCHTLFEGHADLQIRMLEGDIDISADEETILMIGLKGEVYPAKYENFIETYTLTGERFAIDFSYPPKVFNKNTGTRVSLPDYAQACESSGEGGGCVLAMRLEKRVKLFTRWDTENYFRGDPGDWIVARSSDDLYIVTADLFDKLYIRDCTDEDISGQPQAVRVLKKSFPVPVTFATKGGSLYTREGRISYELGDALLTGPEGESWPVPKKRFTETYVPLPGTETGSDGVYLKGKFPAWALQIHEPFIVRLPGRGTLRGNRGDWLLQYAPNEYGIVGREIFEKTCDILRSETEAAQFKLN